Below is a genomic region from Raphanus sativus cultivar WK10039 chromosome 4, ASM80110v3, whole genome shotgun sequence.
TCAGGAAGCAAACCTGTGAGGTAGTTGTTCTCCAAGTACAAGCTTCTCCATGAACTCTCAAGTCTTTTCCCATAAATCCTCGGAATATCTCCGGAGAACTTGTTGCTCCGTAGATTGATATACTTCAAGTTTCCATAAGACGGCAGGTTCAGTGGAAGGTGACCTTGTAACTGGTTTCCTTCAGCGTCAAGTATCCGCAGGCGGGATTCAATGCCTGTAACCTGAACAACCTCTATGGATATGAACTGGTTGAAAGACACATTGATGTGTGATATCTCTGGAAACGTTAGGATTTGATGTCCAATGATGCCTGAGAATCTGTTCTGGCTCACATCTAGTGACACAAGATGTTTCAGCCTATGCAAAGGCGATATACGCCCTGCAAGGCTGTTGTAGCAGAGAGATAGAGTTCTTAGACTTGGTGGAAGCTTAGGGAGGGTTCCGGAAAGGTGATTGTTACCGAGTTCTAACACCTGTAGCTTCCACAAGCCGTTGAGTGGAGGTATTCTTCCGTCTAGATGGTTGTTTGATAAGATCAGGTGTGTCAAGCTTCTCAAGGATGAGATCCTTGGAGGGATCTCACCGGCGATGCTGTTCTTGGACAGGTCTATGGTTTTGAGCTCCTTGAGCCAGGTGATTCCAGGGGTTATGTCTCCGGTGAAGAAGTTTTCAGAGAGGGAGAGTTTGGTGAGTTTCTTGAGTTGGAACACAGTTTCTGGTATTGGACCACGGAACCTGTTCCTGTTGAGGCTAAGGACAGTGAGCTCTGTCAGGTTCCCTACTTCATCAGAGAGGAAACCGTCATAGCCATCATCGTCAAGGTCAATCTCTGTGACTCTGCTCGTGGTGTTCTCGAGAGGGAAAGAACACATAACTCCCAAGAACGTCCCTGAGCCTTCACAAGGGTCTTCAGAGAAGTCCCATGTGCTGAGGTAAGAGGAAGGGGAGATGGAACTTGGATCAATGCTGCGTATGATAGACTCTAGAGCTTGGATATCAGATCGAAGAGTGGCTGAGAGAACTGATGAAGGGACAACAAGTAGTAAGAACAAGGACATGAGTAGTAAGGAAGGGGAAGATGGTTGTGTTTTAGCAGCCATTGTGTATGGTTTTTCCTTTAACATGATTGAAAGATATGGACCCTTCTCTTTTTAAGAGAGTATTCTTGTGAGAAGAAGGTCGTCGTGTTGAACCTAATAGGGATCTAACATAAGGTTGTTTTGGGTTTATTATTGGTGAGATTCACATACATCAAACCATATTTGGACCGATCACACAATTAGCTTTAGATAGTTTTCAATTGACACAAAGCTCTATTTAAAGTCATTATCATCAGATGCATTTTTAGTTATGATTTACTCTACTAAAAGAAAAGTCATGACTTATTTTATGTCTTTCTTCTCATGACAGACAGAGGCAAAGTGACCATTCTTCTTTCAGTTGAAACAAACAATTTGAGAATAATCCCTCTTCTCTTTATTTCTCTCATTAGAATTGCTTCTACCTCGACCATGACTCCAACCTCTGCCTATTCCTCTTGAGTTCCGATCTTCTACCAGGGTTAGCGTAGAGAAAGTTTCCTGGTTGTTCGTAAGAATCCTCACCAAGTACACGCTCCTCGAaagctttgagtctcccaacaaTGTCTTCATAACTTGTCTTGTTCAGGTCAAGTACTTGCTCGAGAATGAAGAGAATCTTCGGTTCAGAAAGATTCATCATTTGCAACCTCCTTTTTTGGTTAAGTGGATTTGAATTGAACTTTAGCTTCTTAGTTTTCGGTTTATAGAAATGGGAACGAGCTGCATTGTTAGTTTGATCTGGCTCTTGATTTCAGAAGAAGAGTATTGGCTACTGTCTCGTCTTTACAACATATGGTTCTCTTTGGAGGAGTCTTGGTGTTATGGAACAGCGTCTTGGAACTGCTTATTACCTCCATTAcacttcttgttcttgttgtCATCTCTGGTGTTTTTAAGAAGTCAGGTGCttatgattttagtttttttgtggAGATTGAATCACTTAGTGATGTTTCTTTACCGTCAGTGAAGTTTATTGGAAACGGAAGGACCTTGCAAGCCAGTGAGCAGTTCTTCTTAGTGGAGTGGAAGTTTTCTACAAATTAGTTTCACAGTGTAGTTGATGAAAACAGACTCTGACTGAGAGTAGTGGTTAAACCAAGCTTATGCAGTTCCACTAAGAGACGAGCAAATCATGGAGAACTGGCCAATAGACAACCTTAGGTCATCATGGGAAACTGGAGTCTGTGGACCAAGTCTTTGGTCCAGAGTGTCATTAGAGTTTGGTGGTCCATACATAGGGTTGAAGCATTCGGCTGGAAGACATTTTCCGTTGTAACAtcaaaatggtaaaaaaaagaCTCATCACCTTTTTTATGATTGTTTTGAGTTTCTCTTGTTGATGTTGTCTGTGTTACATACATGAGAACCAGATCAGATAAGGCTTGCAGCTAGCGGTGTGGATTCAACAACAAACAGCATGAGAAACTGTGTGTACAATGCAGACGCTTACTATGGTCTGCTAGTGGTTGGTCTTGCTTCGCCTTTAGCAAGTCATGTGGAAGGAAAGCCTTATACTCTTTGCCAACGTTATTGACAACATCCATAGAGAATGGCTCCATCTTCTTCACCGACACAAGCAAAAGATAATGACAGAGCGTAAGttttcataataattaaaataaaactctGTTTCTTACGATTTGGTGTTTGATTAAAAGAGTTAAAGAGTCTTGTTTATTTTGTAGGAATCATTTCTTCATGTATATAAGATAAAAGACTCAAATGTTTCTTTCCCTCATGTATTTATTTGGCAGGTCAGTGAATTACTGGCTGGAGGGTGAAGCCAAGGTGGTGGTTGCGGATCTACCTGTGTTTCCTGACAACGTAACAATGAACGAGAAgtgttgagttttttttcttccgtTTTACCATGtgcttctgttttatttttttttctttaattaatatattaataaaattaggTGAGGCTATAAGTGAAAGGccgagaaagaaagagaaaaaaaaagctcaaaACCCTAGCTGCCGCAAGTCCATCCAAGCTCTCTCAATTTCAGATCAGAGCCGAAGTTCATCCCAAAGCCCATTATCCCCCACCTTTTTTTTTCCGTGTTTGAAATCTTTCGCCTCTGATTCGCGCGGCGTCTCCTCCCTTCCGCTACAACAATCCgtgagtctctctctctcttctctatgCTAGTTGTTCCTTTATTTAGATCTCGCTTCATTTCTTACTCAAAATCTACTGCGTATGGTGTGATGAagattagtctttttttttctttaagatcCTGTAGCTACTGATTGTCTTTGTCGATTTGTTTTGTTCTCAAgtaattgagtttttttttgtgttagtCTGTGTGCAGGAAGAGGATATGGATAACAATACCTCTTTGATGCTCATTGACAACAACGGATCTTTTGAGATCGACGACCAATCCCACATGGATGCCTCCATGGCTTTGGCCGTAACCCCAACCAGGCCCACTACCGATCCAGCCGATACCGACGACGGCCTACTCCCGGTCCAACCCGGTACAATACGCCGCAGGCGTAAGAAGTCAATGGTCTGGGAACACTTCACAATCGAAACCACCAGCCCAGGCTCTTCCAAAGCTTGCTGCAAACACTGCAGAAAATCATTCGCCTACATCACCGGCCAAAAGCTCGCCGGCACTAGCCACCTCAAGCGTCACATCCAGCTAGGTATTTGCCCAATGAGCAGAGACACCACTCTCACAACACCGCAACAACAACAA
It encodes:
- the LOC108831681 gene encoding MDIS1-interacting receptor like kinase 1-like, producing the protein MAAKTQPSSPSLLLMSLFLLLVVPSSVLSATLRSDIQALESIIRSIDPSSISPSSYLSTWDFSEDPCEGSGTFLGVMCSFPLENTTSRVTEIDLDDDGYDGFLSDEVGNLTELTVLSLNRNRFRGPIPETVFQLKKLTKLSLSENFFTGDITPGITWLKELKTIDLSKNSIAGEIPPRISSLRSLTHLILSNNHLDGRIPPLNGLWKLQVLELGNNHLSGTLPKLPPSLRTLSLCYNSLAGRISPLHRLKHLVSLDVSQNRFSGIIGHQILTFPEISHINVSFNQFISIEVVQVTGIESRLRILDAEGNQLQGHLPLNLPSYGNLKYINLRSNKFSGDIPRIYGKRLESSWRSLYLENNYLTGLLPEEFQRLSKQVRGSLSNNCLQCPKNVPICQGVQKPKSQCTNAMQK